The Pantoea nemavictus genome includes a region encoding these proteins:
- the uhpB gene encoding signal transduction histidine-protein kinase/phosphatase UhpB, whose amino-acid sequence MQPLFSRLIAVIASFCIFSAAWFCLWSISLHLADRPELAVLLFPFGLRLGLMLQCPRAYWPVLLGAEWLMLYGLSREVALAHLPLLMLGSLLTLLPVALISRYRHQRDWHTLLWQGGAMVCAALLQALPWIAQPAALNAVLLTLTGALTVAPTCLVIWHYLTSTRWQPLGPSLVGQPVNWRVRHLFGYVLLFIVSLWLQLGLPAELSRFTPFCLALPIIALAWHYGWQGALIATLMNAIALIASQTWHDHAVDLLLSLLAQSLTGLLLGAGIQRLRELNQSLQTELLRNRRLTERLLETEESVRREVARELHDDIGQTITAIRTQAGIMQRISPESGVKQSGMLIEQLSLGIYDSVRRLLGRLRPRQLDDLSLEQAIRSLMREMELEGHGIISHLDWHIDEARLSEAQRVTLFRVCQEGLNNVVKHASARAVTLQGTLQDERLLLVIEDDGCGLPAGSPQQGFGLAGMRERVTALGGSLGIACTHGTRVSVTLPLRKG is encoded by the coding sequence ATGCAGCCACTCTTTTCTCGGCTGATTGCCGTCATCGCCAGTTTTTGTATCTTCTCCGCCGCGTGGTTTTGCCTGTGGAGCATCAGCCTGCATCTGGCGGATCGTCCTGAGCTGGCGGTGTTGCTGTTTCCCTTTGGCCTGCGCCTGGGTTTGATGTTGCAGTGCCCACGCGCCTATTGGCCGGTGCTGCTCGGTGCCGAGTGGTTGATGCTGTATGGGTTATCCCGCGAAGTGGCGCTGGCGCATCTGCCGCTGCTGATGCTCGGAAGCTTATTAACACTGCTGCCGGTGGCATTGATCTCCCGTTATCGTCATCAACGCGATTGGCACACTTTGCTGTGGCAGGGTGGAGCGATGGTGTGCGCGGCGCTACTGCAAGCCTTGCCGTGGATCGCACAGCCAGCAGCATTGAATGCGGTGCTGCTCACGCTGACTGGCGCGCTGACCGTGGCACCCACCTGTTTGGTGATCTGGCACTACCTCACCAGCACCCGCTGGCAGCCGCTCGGCCCTTCGCTGGTCGGACAGCCGGTTAACTGGCGCGTGCGCCATCTGTTTGGTTATGTGCTGCTGTTTATCGTCAGCCTATGGTTGCAGCTTGGATTGCCGGCAGAGCTGTCGCGCTTCACGCCATTTTGTCTGGCGTTGCCGATTATCGCGCTGGCGTGGCATTACGGCTGGCAGGGCGCGCTAATCGCCACACTGATGAACGCCATCGCCCTGATCGCCAGCCAAACCTGGCACGATCACGCGGTCGATCTGCTGCTCTCCCTGCTGGCGCAAAGTCTTACCGGGCTGCTGCTGGGCGCGGGTATTCAGCGTTTACGTGAACTTAATCAGTCGCTGCAAACCGAGTTGCTGCGTAATCGCCGCCTGACGGAACGCTTGCTGGAGACCGAAGAGAGCGTACGACGCGAAGTGGCGCGCGAACTGCACGATGATATCGGCCAAACCATCACCGCGATTCGCACCCAGGCCGGGATCATGCAGCGCATCAGCCCGGAAAGTGGCGTCAAGCAGAGTGGCATGTTGATTGAGCAGCTGTCGCTGGGTATTTACGACTCCGTGCGTCGTTTGCTGGGGCGCTTGCGTCCGCGCCAGTTGGACGATCTCTCGCTGGAGCAGGCTATTCGCTCGCTGATGCGGGAAATGGAGCTGGAAGGGCACGGCATCATCAGCCATCTCGACTGGCACATTGACGAAGCACGACTCAGTGAAGCGCAACGCGTCACGCTGTTTCGTGTCTGTCAGGAAGGACTCAATAATGTGGTGAAACACGCCAGCGCCCGCGCGGTGACGCTGCAAGGCACATTGCAGGACGAGCGGTTGCTGCTGGTCATTGAAGACGACGGCTGCGGCCTGCCGGCGGGTTCCCCGCAGCAAGGTTTTGGCCTTGCCGGCATGCGCGAGCGCGTGACGGCGCTAGGCGGCTCGCTGGGGATCGCCTGCACCCACGGCACGCGCGTTAGCGTCACGTTACCGCTGCGCAAGGGATAA
- a CDS encoding MFS transporter, producing the protein MFRFLNAPASAQPIEDNATIDARYRYWRRHIMITIWLGYALFYFTRKSFNAASPEILAAGVMTRTDIGLLATLFYITYGLSKFFSGIVSDRSNARYFMGIGLMATGVVNILFGFSTSLWAFALLWVLNAFFQGWGSPVCARLLTSWFSRTERGGWWALWNTAQNVGGALIPMIVGGAALHYGWRAGMMIAGGLAIVAGIFLCWRLRDRPQTVGLPPVGDWRHDALEIAQQQEGAGLSHKEILTKYVLLNPYIWLLSLCYVLVYVVRAAINDWGNLYMSETLGVNLVTANSAVTMFELGGFGGALVAGWGSDKLFNGNRGPMNLIFAAGILLSVGSLWLMPFASYVMQAACFFTIGFFVFGPQMLIGMAAAECSHKDAAGAATGFVGLFAYLGASLSGWPLARVIDVWHWSGFFAVIACAAGISALLLLPFLHAQTPRQREEV; encoded by the coding sequence ATGTTCAGATTTCTCAACGCCCCAGCCAGCGCGCAGCCGATCGAGGATAACGCGACCATTGATGCGCGCTATCGCTACTGGCGGCGTCATATCATGATCACAATCTGGCTCGGCTATGCGCTGTTCTATTTCACCCGTAAAAGCTTCAACGCCGCCTCGCCGGAAATTCTGGCGGCGGGCGTGATGACGCGCACAGACATCGGCCTGCTGGCGACGCTGTTTTACATCACTTACGGCCTGTCGAAGTTTTTCTCTGGCATCGTCAGCGACCGCTCCAATGCGCGCTATTTCATGGGCATTGGGCTGATGGCGACGGGCGTGGTCAACATCCTGTTTGGCTTCTCCACTTCGCTGTGGGCGTTCGCGCTGCTATGGGTGCTGAATGCGTTTTTCCAGGGATGGGGATCGCCGGTGTGTGCACGTCTGCTGACCAGCTGGTTTTCTCGCACCGAACGCGGCGGCTGGTGGGCGCTGTGGAATACGGCACAGAACGTCGGCGGTGCGCTTATCCCGATGATCGTCGGTGGCGCCGCGCTGCACTATGGCTGGCGTGCCGGCATGATGATTGCGGGCGGACTGGCGATCGTCGCCGGTATTTTTCTCTGCTGGCGCCTGCGCGATCGCCCGCAAACCGTAGGTTTACCGCCGGTAGGTGACTGGCGCCACGATGCACTGGAGATCGCCCAGCAGCAAGAGGGCGCGGGGCTGAGTCATAAAGAGATCCTCACTAAATATGTGCTGCTCAACCCTTACATCTGGCTGCTATCGCTATGTTATGTGCTGGTTTATGTGGTGCGTGCCGCCATCAATGACTGGGGCAATCTCTACATGTCCGAGACGCTGGGCGTGAATCTGGTGACGGCCAATTCGGCGGTCACCATGTTTGAACTCGGCGGCTTCGGCGGTGCGTTAGTGGCGGGATGGGGCTCGGATAAATTGTTCAACGGCAATCGCGGACCGATGAACCTGATCTTTGCCGCCGGTATTTTGCTGTCAGTGGGATCGCTGTGGCTGATGCCGTTTGCCAGCTATGTGATGCAGGCAGCGTGTTTCTTTACCATCGGCTTTTTTGTCTTCGGCCCCCAAATGTTGATCGGTATGGCGGCGGCGGAGTGTTCGCACAAAGATGCGGCAGGCGCGGCGACCGGATTTGTTGGCCTGTTTGCCTATCTGGGCGCGTCGCTCTCCGGCTGGCCGCTGGCACGGGTGATCGATGTTTGGCACTGGAGCGGCTTTTTCGCGGTCATCGCCTGTGCGGCGGGGATTTCGGCCCTGCTGCTGTTGCCATTCCTGCATGCGCAAACGCCGCGCCAGCGCGAGGAAGTGTGA
- the tcyJ gene encoding cystine ABC transporter substrate-binding protein translates to MTFSPIRRQMVMGMMAVALVAGVNVKSFAADDLLAQVKSKGELRVGLEGTYPPFSFQDEKGQLTGFEVEFAQELAKHLGVKADLRPTKWDGMLASLDSKRIDVVINQVTISAERQKKYDFSTPYTISGVQALTLKQNAAGITKPEDLSGKKVGVGLGSNYEQWLRDNVKGVDIRTYDDDPTKYQDLRSKRIDAILVDRLAALDLVKKTGDTMAVAGPAFSRLESGVALRKGNDTLLKAIDAAIADMQKDGSLSKLSEKWFGADVTK, encoded by the coding sequence ATGACTTTCTCTCCGATTCGTCGCCAGATGGTGATGGGAATGATGGCGGTCGCGCTGGTCGCGGGCGTCAACGTGAAATCTTTCGCCGCAGACGATCTGCTGGCGCAGGTAAAGAGCAAAGGTGAGCTGCGCGTCGGGCTGGAAGGCACCTATCCGCCGTTCAGCTTCCAGGATGAAAAAGGCCAGCTGACCGGCTTTGAAGTTGAGTTCGCACAGGAGCTGGCAAAGCACCTCGGCGTGAAAGCCGATCTGCGTCCGACCAAATGGGACGGCATGCTGGCGTCGCTGGACTCTAAGCGTATCGATGTGGTGATCAATCAGGTGACCATCTCCGCTGAACGTCAGAAGAAGTATGACTTCTCCACGCCGTACACCATTTCTGGCGTGCAGGCGCTGACGCTGAAGCAAAACGCGGCGGGCATCACCAAGCCGGAGGATCTGTCAGGCAAGAAAGTCGGCGTCGGCCTCGGTTCCAACTACGAGCAGTGGCTGCGTGACAACGTTAAAGGCGTGGATATCCGCACCTATGATGACGACCCAACCAAATATCAGGATCTGCGTTCTAAACGTATTGATGCCATTCTGGTGGATCGCTTAGCGGCGCTGGATCTGGTGAAGAAAACCGGCGATACCATGGCGGTAGCGGGCCCGGCATTCTCCCGTTTGGAATCCGGCGTGGCGCTGCGTAAAGGCAACGACACCTTGCTGAAAGCCATCGACGCGGCCATCGCCGATATGCAGAAAGATGGCTCCCTGAGCAAACTGTCTGAAAAATGGTTCGGCGCGGACGTCACTAAATAA
- the fliZ gene encoding flagella biosynthesis regulatory protein FliZ: MGAKVKARPLSRYLKDYKHSQSNCSHCGKVLDRMALVFRGQIINKEAIARMDQMIDDQVWMKLQPELTALCRFCSDIFCNTHPNYFDIMAFKQYLFEQTEMSHSTIREYVVRLRRLDDMLKAKNFPADRLRGNSWHECLENDLPDAGNNNYRIALRKYDQFLGWQQG, translated from the coding sequence ATGGGAGCCAAAGTTAAAGCCAGACCTTTAAGTCGCTATCTTAAAGACTATAAGCACAGCCAAAGCAATTGTTCACACTGTGGCAAAGTTTTAGATCGTATGGCGTTAGTCTTTCGCGGCCAGATCATCAATAAAGAGGCCATCGCACGCATGGACCAAATGATTGACGATCAGGTGTGGATGAAACTCCAGCCAGAATTGACCGCGTTGTGTCGTTTCTGCAGCGATATTTTTTGTAATACCCATCCGAATTACTTCGACATTATGGCGTTTAAGCAATACCTGTTTGAGCAGACCGAGATGAGCCACAGTACCATACGTGAGTATGTGGTGCGTTTGCGTCGGCTTGATGACATGCTGAAGGCGAAAAACTTCCCGGCAGATCGTTTGCGCGGAAACAGCTGGCATGAGTGTCTGGAGAACGATTTGCCCGATGCGGGTAACAATAACTACCGCATTGCACTGCGTAAATATGACCAGTTTTTAGGCTGGCAGCAGGGCTGA
- a CDS encoding cell envelope integrity TolA C-terminal domain-containing protein — MRIFLFAMLLLSGCTTAKHPRTHVVVPPPPVVTDLNSYIAGINYAITTQLFDVDTFAGKTCDVRLDLDDKGQLTDIHVLTGDIGLCTAAMEAAKNAQFPEPPSQEIHRLITHPVLHFAPQK, encoded by the coding sequence ATGCGTATTTTCCTCTTCGCTATGCTGTTGTTATCCGGTTGTACCACCGCAAAACATCCACGTACTCATGTGGTCGTGCCACCGCCGCCGGTTGTGACCGATCTCAACAGCTATATCGCCGGAATCAACTATGCCATCACGACGCAGTTATTTGATGTCGATACCTTTGCAGGCAAAACGTGTGATGTGCGACTTGATTTGGATGACAAAGGACAACTGACGGATATCCATGTATTAACCGGCGATATCGGCTTATGTACTGCCGCTATGGAAGCCGCCAAAAACGCTCAATTCCCTGAGCCACCGTCCCAGGAAATTCATCGGCTGATAACGCATCCGGTATTACATTTCGCGCCACAAAAGTGA
- a CDS encoding HNH endonuclease signature motif containing protein: MRFNYDLLPGELLTFEEIALRYTQQHPDEKELTARGLLSPSTSFRNLVIRALFAQEEINSPIEDLLFVSDDNERKNYLRRFEHYLKNQQAFLYFRRDDAARKEGRWKVVGETQVFAMLDPNSAAAQNLLNSRGYKLVLMRQTEEEEYWQLFDAQAHPCFPLSRKIQFLVVLSTPQYKVPSGVMPGTEVGRRVKAKVLQRTSQAEFTSAVKARYGACIITGTQLTERHSWPWVEACYIDTQENEEGFLADNSADNGLFLRSDLQRLFINKMISINAETGQVLFNPALETEALITPFYQALEGKVCALWDAVPPGTRERLRNLR; this comes from the coding sequence ATGCGCTTCAATTATGACTTGTTACCGGGTGAGCTACTGACCTTCGAAGAGATTGCCCTGCGCTACACGCAGCAGCATCCTGACGAGAAAGAGCTTACCGCCCGCGGGTTGCTGAGCCCGTCGACCAGCTTTCGCAATTTGGTGATCCGCGCGTTGTTTGCGCAAGAGGAGATCAACAGTCCGATTGAGGATCTGCTGTTTGTCTCGGACGATAACGAGCGCAAAAACTATCTGCGCCGCTTTGAACACTATTTGAAAAATCAGCAGGCGTTTCTCTATTTCCGTCGTGACGATGCAGCGCGCAAAGAAGGGCGCTGGAAAGTGGTGGGGGAAACCCAGGTGTTTGCCATGCTCGATCCCAATTCGGCGGCGGCGCAGAATCTGTTGAACAGTCGCGGCTACAAGCTGGTGTTGATGCGTCAAACCGAAGAGGAGGAGTATTGGCAGCTGTTTGATGCGCAGGCACATCCCTGCTTCCCGCTGTCGCGCAAGATCCAATTCCTCGTGGTACTGAGCACGCCGCAATATAAAGTGCCGAGCGGCGTGATGCCCGGCACCGAAGTGGGGCGACGGGTGAAAGCCAAAGTGTTGCAGCGCACCAGCCAGGCGGAGTTCACCTCGGCGGTGAAAGCGCGCTATGGCGCCTGCATCATTACCGGTACGCAGCTAACCGAGCGGCACAGCTGGCCGTGGGTGGAAGCCTGTTACATCGACACGCAGGAGAATGAAGAGGGGTTTCTGGCCGATAACAGCGCCGATAACGGTTTGTTCCTGCGCAGCGATCTGCAGCGGCTGTTTATCAACAAAATGATAAGCATCAACGCCGAAACCGGTCAGGTGCTGTTTAATCCGGCGCTGGAAACTGAAGCGTTGATTACGCCTTTTTATCAGGCACTTGAGGGCAAAGTTTGCGCATTATGGGATGCGGTGCCGCCTGGCACGCGGGAGCGCCTGCGTAACTTGCGCTAG
- the uhpA gene encoding transcriptional regulator UhpA, with amino-acid sequence MTTIALIDDHMIVRSGFAQLLGLEPDFQVVAECGSGREALNQLPGRGVQVCICDISMPDISGLELLSQLPKGMATIMLSVHDSPALVEQALNAGARGFLSKRCSPDELIAAVYTVAKGGCYLTPDIAIKLASARQDPLTKRERQVAEKLAQGLAVKEIAAELGLSPKTVHVHRANLLEKLNVSNDVELARRMFDGW; translated from the coding sequence ATGACCACCATCGCGCTCATCGACGATCACATGATTGTCCGTTCAGGTTTTGCCCAATTACTCGGGCTGGAACCGGATTTTCAGGTTGTTGCCGAATGCGGTTCCGGGCGCGAAGCCCTTAATCAACTACCGGGGCGCGGCGTGCAGGTGTGCATCTGCGATATCTCGATGCCGGATATTTCCGGGCTGGAGTTATTGAGCCAGCTGCCGAAAGGTATGGCGACCATCATGCTGTCGGTGCACGACAGTCCGGCGCTGGTGGAGCAGGCGCTCAACGCCGGCGCGCGCGGTTTTCTCTCCAAACGTTGCAGCCCCGATGAACTGATCGCGGCGGTGTATACCGTGGCCAAAGGCGGCTGCTACCTAACGCCCGATATCGCCATCAAGCTTGCCTCGGCACGGCAGGATCCGCTTACCAAACGCGAACGTCAGGTGGCGGAGAAACTGGCGCAAGGCTTAGCGGTGAAAGAGATCGCTGCCGAACTCGGCCTGTCGCCGAAAACCGTTCACGTTCATCGCGCCAATTTGCTGGAAAAACTCAATGTCAGTAACGACGTTGAACTGGCGCGCCGCATGTTTGATGGCTGGTAA
- a CDS encoding D-cysteine desulfhydrase, whose product MSLHLLHQFPRLELLGAPTPLEHLPRLSDYLGRDIFIKRDDFTPVALGGNKLRKLEFLAADALREGADVLLTAGAIQSNHVRQTAAVAARLGLKCVALLENPIGTTSENYLSNGNRLLLDLMDVEIVMVDALHNPTEQLAAQAEQLEAQGFRPYIVPVGGSNALGALGYVECAQEIAHQSEGVVDFAAVVVASGSAGTHAGLAIGLEQLLPETELVGVTVSRKVAAQLPVVERIRSALAEQLEVQAKAPITLWDDYFAPRYGEPNDEGMAAVKLLARLEGIMLDPVYTGKAMAGLIDGIAQNRFRREGPLLFVHTGGSPALFAYHPSV is encoded by the coding sequence TTGTCCTTACATCTTCTGCACCAGTTCCCCCGTCTTGAATTACTCGGTGCACCCACGCCGCTTGAGCATTTGCCCCGGCTTTCTGATTATCTGGGTCGCGATATCTTTATTAAGCGCGATGACTTCACGCCGGTAGCGCTGGGCGGTAACAAGCTGCGTAAACTCGAATTCCTGGCGGCCGATGCGCTGCGCGAAGGCGCGGATGTGCTGCTGACGGCGGGCGCGATCCAATCCAACCATGTGCGGCAAACCGCAGCGGTGGCGGCGCGTCTCGGCCTGAAGTGCGTGGCACTGCTGGAAAACCCGATTGGCACCACCTCTGAAAACTACCTCAGCAACGGCAACCGCCTGCTGCTCGATCTGATGGACGTGGAAATCGTCATGGTCGATGCGCTGCACAATCCCACCGAACAACTGGCCGCTCAGGCCGAACAGCTCGAAGCGCAAGGGTTCCGCCCCTATATTGTGCCGGTCGGCGGCTCTAATGCGCTGGGTGCGCTTGGCTACGTCGAGTGCGCGCAGGAGATCGCCCATCAGAGCGAAGGCGTAGTAGATTTCGCCGCGGTGGTGGTGGCGTCCGGCAGCGCGGGCACGCACGCTGGCCTGGCGATTGGTCTGGAGCAGCTGCTGCCGGAAACCGAGCTGGTGGGCGTTACCGTTTCACGTAAAGTCGCCGCGCAGCTGCCGGTGGTTGAGCGCATCCGCAGCGCGCTGGCTGAACAGCTGGAAGTGCAGGCTAAAGCGCCGATTACCTTGTGGGATGACTACTTCGCGCCGCGCTATGGCGAGCCTAACGATGAAGGAATGGCGGCGGTGAAGCTGCTGGCGCGTCTGGAGGGCATCATGCTCGATCCGGTGTACACCGGCAAAGCGATGGCGGGATTAATAGATGGTATTGCGCAAAACCGCTTCCGTCGCGAAGGGCCGCTGCTGTTTGTGCATACCGGCGGATCGCCTGCGTTATTTGCTTATCACCCTTCGGTCTGA
- a CDS encoding RNA polymerase sigma factor FliA — protein MNDLYTADGVMDKHSLWQRYVPLVRHEALRLQVRLPASVELDDLLQAGGIGLLNAVERYDALQGTAFTTYAVQRIRGAMLDELRSRDWAPRSVRRNAREVAGAMHQVEQALGRSATEQEVAERLNVSLEEYRQILLDTNNSQLFSYDEYREEHGDSAELVTEGHEEANPLHQLLEGNLRDRVIEAIEALPEREKLVLTLYYQEELNLKEIGAVLEVGESRVSQLHSQAIKRLRARLSGAR, from the coding sequence GTGAACGATCTCTATACCGCCGATGGCGTGATGGATAAACATTCGCTCTGGCAGCGCTACGTTCCTCTGGTGCGGCATGAAGCGCTGCGCTTGCAGGTACGTTTGCCAGCCAGCGTTGAGCTTGACGATCTGCTGCAGGCCGGTGGCATTGGCTTATTAAATGCCGTGGAGCGCTACGATGCGCTGCAGGGCACCGCCTTTACCACCTACGCCGTGCAGCGTATCCGGGGCGCAATGCTGGATGAGCTGCGCAGTCGCGACTGGGCGCCACGCAGCGTGCGCAGAAATGCGCGCGAAGTCGCTGGGGCCATGCATCAGGTAGAACAAGCGTTGGGGCGCTCGGCTACTGAGCAGGAAGTGGCTGAGCGACTGAATGTTTCGCTGGAGGAGTATCGGCAGATTCTGCTCGATACCAACAACAGCCAACTCTTCTCTTACGACGAGTATCGGGAAGAACACGGCGACAGTGCGGAGCTGGTGACGGAGGGGCACGAGGAAGCCAACCCGCTTCATCAGTTATTGGAAGGAAACCTACGTGACCGCGTGATTGAAGCGATTGAGGCGTTGCCTGAACGTGAAAAACTCGTGCTCACACTGTACTACCAGGAAGAACTGAACCTGAAGGAGATTGGCGCGGTGCTGGAAGTGGGGGAATCCCGCGTCAGTCAACTGCACAGTCAGGCGATCAAACGCCTGCGTGCCCGATTATCGGGGGCGCGCTAA
- the uhpT gene encoding hexose-6-phosphate:phosphate antiporter yields the protein MLAFLNQVRKPTLNLSLEERRKMWFKPFMQSYLVVFIGYLTMYLIRKNFNIAQNDMITTYGLSMTQLGMIGLGFSITYGVGKTLVSYYADGKNTKQFLPFMLILSAICMLGFSASMGAGSVSLFLMIAFYALSGFFQSTGGSCSYSTITKWTPRRKRGSYLGMWNISHNLGGAGAAGVALFGANYLFDGHVVGMFVFPSLIALVVGFIGLRYGSDSPESYGLGKAEELFGEEISEEDKETEDQAMTKWQIFVEYVLKNKVIWLLCFANIFLYVVRIGIDQWSTVYAYQELKLSKEVAIQGFTLFEVGALVGTLLWGWLSDLANGRRALVACVALALIIATLGVYQHASNQYVYLASLFALGFLVFGPQLLIGVAAVGFVPKKAIGAADGIKGTFAYLIGDSFAKLGLGMIADGTPIFGLTGWAGTFAALDAAAIGCIALMALVAVFEERKIRREKRLQRLKAA from the coding sequence ATGCTGGCTTTCTTAAATCAGGTGCGCAAGCCGACCCTGAATCTGTCGCTCGAAGAGCGACGCAAGATGTGGTTCAAACCCTTTATGCAGTCCTATCTGGTGGTCTTTATTGGCTACCTGACCATGTATCTGATCCGCAAAAACTTCAACATTGCGCAGAACGACATGATCACCACCTACGGACTGAGCATGACGCAGTTGGGGATGATTGGGCTCGGCTTCTCCATCACCTACGGCGTCGGGAAAACTCTGGTTTCCTACTACGCCGATGGCAAAAATACCAAGCAGTTCCTGCCGTTTATGCTGATTCTCTCGGCAATCTGTATGCTGGGCTTCAGTGCCAGCATGGGCGCGGGTTCGGTGAGTTTGTTCCTGATGATTGCGTTTTATGCGCTGAGCGGCTTCTTCCAAAGTACCGGCGGCTCCTGTAGCTACTCCACCATCACCAAATGGACGCCGCGCCGCAAACGCGGCAGCTATCTGGGCATGTGGAATATTTCGCATAACCTCGGCGGCGCGGGTGCAGCCGGTGTGGCGCTGTTTGGTGCCAATTACCTGTTCGATGGGCATGTGGTCGGCATGTTTGTGTTTCCGTCACTGATCGCCCTGGTCGTCGGCTTTATCGGTCTGCGCTACGGCAGCGATTCACCTGAATCTTACGGTTTGGGCAAAGCCGAAGAGCTGTTTGGTGAAGAGATCAGCGAGGAGGACAAAGAAACTGAAGATCAGGCGATGACCAAGTGGCAGATCTTTGTCGAGTACGTGCTGAAAAACAAAGTGATTTGGCTGCTGTGTTTCGCCAACATCTTCCTGTATGTGGTGCGTATTGGTATCGATCAGTGGTCGACGGTATATGCCTATCAGGAGTTAAAACTGTCGAAAGAGGTGGCGATTCAGGGCTTCACGCTGTTTGAAGTCGGCGCGTTAGTCGGCACGCTGCTGTGGGGCTGGTTATCGGATCTGGCGAATGGTCGTCGTGCGCTGGTGGCATGTGTGGCGTTGGCGTTGATTATTGCCACGCTCGGTGTCTATCAACATGCCAGCAATCAATACGTTTATCTGGCCTCGCTGTTTGCATTGGGCTTCCTGGTGTTTGGTCCGCAACTGCTTATTGGTGTCGCTGCCGTCGGCTTTGTACCGAAAAAAGCCATCGGTGCCGCCGATGGTATTAAAGGCACCTTTGCTTACCTGATCGGTGACAGCTTCGCGAAGTTAGGCTTGGGGATGATCGCCGACGGCACGCCAATCTTTGGCTTAACCGGATGGGCCGGGACTTTTGCGGCGCTGGATGCGGCAGCGATCGGCTGTATCGCCCTGATGGCGCTGGTGGCAGTGTTTGAAGAGCGTAAGATTCGCCGTGAGAAGCGCCTGCAGCGGTTAAAAGCAGCGTAA